A single genomic interval of Propionispora hippei DSM 15287 harbors:
- a CDS encoding ShlB/FhaC/HecB family hemolysin secretion/activation protein, producing MAALITCGLISTGWFMTAGYAAPRAGDSQPVIVINQYFFSGQSLVPETELAALLKDSVGKPATFSDLERQADIVTRYLRSKGYFVAFAYIPAQDFVGGDIKIVIEPGHYDQVIINNKTEIREDAIRRELGGVTAGAVVEKKSLERAVWLIGDLAGAEAKTSLQAGSQPGTTTLTVNVTPEGKKTWGYVGVDNGGYRYTGRMEYTALVNQANPLREGDLLTLSGLYTGEGQSAGSLSYTTPVWDQGSRIGISYARSRYLLGDIYSDWDLTGTADVLSFSYQKNLQRSRNANWYAQLRFDSKRLHDKAFGMIDTRKDSHNWVAGINGDTLDTWQGGGANTYSLTYTGGDLRLHDPVEQVIDDTGLRTAGSFGKYNLNLTRLQQVRERLALYLTYSYQWADKNLDASEKMYLGGPYAVRAYPVGEASGDEGWLGSAELRWNLPNKEGAKDVWQLITFVDAGSVLLNKDPLPGVGDNRRSLSGMGVGVNWSRESNWAARLHYAWKLGSEEAQSDTDKSGRFWFQLYKFF from the coding sequence TTGGCAGCGTTGATAACTTGCGGATTAATCTCCACAGGTTGGTTTATGACAGCCGGTTACGCCGCGCCGCGAGCAGGGGACAGTCAGCCGGTTATCGTGATTAACCAATATTTTTTTAGCGGGCAGAGCTTGGTGCCCGAGACTGAACTGGCGGCTCTGCTCAAGGACAGTGTGGGTAAACCGGCTACGTTCAGTGATTTGGAGCGGCAAGCGGATATCGTTACCCGCTACCTCCGGTCCAAGGGATACTTTGTCGCTTTTGCCTATATTCCGGCCCAGGATTTTGTTGGCGGTGACATCAAAATTGTCATTGAGCCAGGGCATTATGATCAAGTTATTATTAACAACAAGACGGAAATTCGCGAGGATGCTATCCGCCGTGAATTGGGCGGCGTAACAGCCGGGGCCGTGGTAGAAAAAAAGTCACTGGAAAGAGCCGTCTGGCTGATCGGCGACCTGGCGGGAGCAGAGGCCAAAACCTCGCTGCAGGCCGGCTCGCAGCCAGGCACCACCACGCTGACGGTTAATGTAACGCCCGAAGGCAAAAAGACCTGGGGTTATGTCGGCGTCGATAATGGCGGCTACCGTTATACGGGCCGTATGGAATACACGGCACTGGTCAACCAGGCCAATCCCTTACGGGAAGGAGATCTTCTGACCCTCAGCGGCCTCTATACGGGTGAGGGACAGTCGGCCGGCAGCCTGTCTTACACGACGCCTGTATGGGATCAGGGCAGCCGCATCGGCATTAGCTATGCCCGGTCCCGCTATCTGCTGGGTGACATCTATAGCGACTGGGATTTAACGGGGACCGCCGATGTACTCAGTTTTTCTTATCAGAAAAACCTTCAGCGTTCCCGCAATGCCAATTGGTATGCGCAACTGCGCTTTGATTCCAAAAGACTGCACGACAAGGCCTTTGGCATGATCGACACTCGCAAAGACTCTCATAACTGGGTAGCTGGCATCAACGGCGACACCCTTGACACCTGGCAAGGGGGAGGTGCCAATACCTACTCGCTCACCTATACCGGCGGCGATCTCAGGCTCCATGATCCTGTTGAGCAGGTCATTGATGATACCGGCTTGCGTACGGCCGGTTCTTTCGGCAAATACAATCTTAACCTCACCCGCCTGCAGCAAGTACGGGAACGGTTAGCGCTTTATCTGACCTACTCTTATCAATGGGCGGACAAGAATCTGGACGCCTCGGAAAAGATGTACCTGGGCGGTCCTTATGCCGTACGGGCCTATCCGGTAGGCGAGGCTTCCGGCGATGAGGGCTGGCTTGGTTCGGCCGAACTGCGCTGGAATCTGCCGAACAAGGAAGGCGCTAAAGATGTATGGCAGTTGATTACCTTTGTGGATGCCGGATCCGTTCTGCTCAATAAAGATCCGCTGCCCGGTGTGGGCGACAACCGCCGCTCCTTATCCGGCATGGGTGTTGGCGTCAACTGGAGCCGGGAAAGCAACTGGGCGGCTCGCTTGCATTACGCCTGGAAGCTGGGTTCGGAGGAGGCTCAGTCCGATACCGATAAATCGGGGCGCTTTTGGTTCCAGCTATATAAGTTTTTCTAG
- a CDS encoding GGDEF domain-containing protein: MKNRRAFRERLEATLLKTKEEENEVFLGLMGLDGLKKVNDVYGHREGDRYISTFSSLLRRVLRPTEIAERIGGDEFAVIFTQCSRQYAQQTIRQLQQQLKEASLSLNFIMRVSAGLIAIESWIETDIDTLLSIADEAMYKQEYRHYRQVRAVIRERDYKGFCGKMAHF; the protein is encoded by the coding sequence ATAAAGAACCGGCGGGCCTTCCGGGAGCGCTTGGAAGCAACCTTGCTGAAGACGAAGGAAGAGGAAAACGAGGTTTTTCTGGGGCTTATGGGCTTGGACGGTTTGAAAAAAGTTAATGATGTGTATGGTCATCGCGAAGGTGACCGATATATCAGCACGTTCAGCTCTTTGTTGCGCAGGGTACTGCGTCCAACCGAAATTGCCGAACGAATCGGAGGAGATGAGTTTGCCGTCATTTTCACTCAATGCTCGCGTCAGTATGCCCAGCAAACAATTCGGCAGCTTCAACAACAATTGAAAGAGGCATCCTTATCGCTAAACTTCATCATGAGAGTGAGCGCCGGTTTGATCGCGATAGAAAGCTGGATAGAGACTGATATTGACACCCTATTGAGTATAGCGGATGAAGCTATGTATAAGCAAGAATACCGGCATTATCGGCAGGTGCGTGCAGTAATTCGGGAGAGAGACTATAAAGGCTTTTGCGGCAAGATGGCCCATTTTTAG
- a CDS encoding methyl-accepting chemotaxis protein — MKMLKSQLTIVITAVIVISLLLVGGLSYRNQRNLILEDEAQEFKKIDMIVQTSIEEYLNRSAAVAASLAYNPEVARLLSERDREGLFRLVGPVYKQLKEQGVEQMQFHLAPATSFLRINAPGKFGDDLSGFRKTVVEANKSLKPVVGIEAGVTGWGFRAVMPVYFNNAPVGTVETGMNFDKVFLEKQLKAKFPGEYYCYELNPDGTDKLLAATADEDLLALPIDTARQVAASGAMSYGYSNNGEKAYVAVPVRDYSGQVKALIKVVLDRQNTLAQLQKNMLITCVLSAGVLVLAVFLILLVMKRQLVNPIYQLLEKMEQVAQGDLSISFARDKRGEVGRLEGAIGNTLQQLCNLISQIQQVALQLAAASQTLNANADLSAQTAAQVAAVIGEVADGAEKQLRAVDGATAVVEQMSDSIDQIAAHANQVAGTSSQSAETAQEGNKTVENVIRQMGNIEKAVAHSSQVVVKLGAASQEIGQIVDTISGLAGQTNLLALNAAIEAARAGEQGRGFAVVAEEVRKLAEQSQEAAKQISTLIAEIQHNTADAVLAMEGGTREVRNGAEVVVESGRAFQAIFQSIDTVSEQTREISASIQQMTGGSQQIIQSVKDIDTISKGAASKAQTVSAVTEEQSATMEEIAASSQTLAKMAAELTRAVGRFKL; from the coding sequence ATGAAAATGTTAAAGTCACAACTCACTATTGTTATAACGGCTGTTATTGTCATAAGCTTGTTGCTTGTCGGCGGATTAAGCTACCGCAATCAACGGAATCTCATTCTAGAGGATGAAGCACAGGAATTTAAAAAAATAGACATGATTGTCCAAACCAGTATTGAAGAATATTTGAATCGTTCCGCTGCGGTCGCCGCTTCCCTTGCCTATAATCCGGAAGTGGCACGCCTGCTTAGCGAGCGGGACCGGGAAGGTTTATTCCGGCTGGTTGGCCCGGTGTATAAGCAGCTTAAGGAGCAGGGCGTAGAACAAATGCAGTTCCATCTGGCGCCGGCGACTTCTTTTTTACGAATTAATGCGCCGGGTAAGTTTGGTGATGACTTATCGGGCTTTAGAAAAACGGTAGTCGAGGCTAACAAATCCCTTAAGCCTGTTGTCGGCATTGAAGCCGGCGTTACCGGCTGGGGTTTTCGCGCTGTTATGCCAGTTTATTTCAATAATGCCCCTGTCGGTACGGTGGAAACAGGCATGAATTTTGATAAAGTCTTTTTGGAAAAACAATTAAAGGCCAAATTCCCCGGTGAGTATTATTGCTATGAGTTGAACCCAGACGGAACGGACAAGCTGTTGGCAGCGACTGCGGATGAAGACCTGCTGGCGCTGCCGATCGATACTGCCCGGCAGGTTGCGGCCAGCGGTGCGATGAGCTACGGCTATAGTAATAACGGTGAGAAGGCTTATGTAGCGGTTCCGGTCCGGGATTACTCCGGTCAGGTCAAAGCCTTGATCAAAGTGGTATTAGACAGGCAGAATACATTGGCGCAACTGCAGAAAAACATGCTGATAACCTGCGTATTAAGTGCGGGTGTCTTGGTGCTTGCGGTTTTTTTAATTCTTTTGGTTATGAAACGCCAATTAGTAAACCCTATTTATCAATTGCTGGAGAAAATGGAGCAGGTAGCGCAGGGTGATTTGAGTATTTCCTTCGCCCGGGACAAACGGGGTGAGGTCGGACGCCTGGAGGGGGCTATTGGCAATACGCTACAACAGCTTTGCAACTTAATTTCCCAAATCCAGCAAGTAGCTCTGCAGCTTGCCGCTGCCAGCCAGACATTGAATGCCAATGCCGATCTGTCGGCTCAGACAGCTGCTCAGGTGGCGGCAGTGATCGGAGAAGTAGCGGATGGAGCGGAAAAACAATTGCGGGCTGTCGATGGCGCAACGGCGGTTGTTGAACAAATGTCGGACAGCATTGACCAAATTGCCGCTCATGCCAACCAGGTGGCCGGTACTTCGTCGCAGTCGGCTGAAACGGCGCAAGAAGGCAACAAGACGGTGGAAAACGTCATTAGACAAATGGGAAATATCGAAAAGGCTGTGGCGCATTCTTCGCAGGTGGTGGTCAAGCTGGGAGCTGCTTCCCAGGAGATCGGCCAGATTGTCGATACCATTTCCGGATTGGCCGGCCAGACCAATCTGCTGGCACTTAATGCTGCCATTGAAGCAGCCCGTGCCGGAGAACAGGGACGGGGTTTTGCCGTAGTGGCGGAAGAAGTCCGCAAACTAGCCGAACAATCACAGGAAGCTGCGAAGCAAATTAGTACTTTAATTGCTGAAATACAGCACAATACGGCTGACGCGGTACTGGCCATGGAAGGAGGCACCAGAGAGGTCCGCAATGGCGCGGAAGTGGTTGTAGAGTCCGGACGTGCTTTTCAGGCTATTTTCCAATCTATCGATACCGTATCGGAACAGACCAGGGAAATTTCTGCCTCTATACAGCAAATGACCGGTGGCAGCCAGCAAATTATCCAGTCTGTGAAGGATATTGACACGATCAGCAAAGGAGCTGCCAGTAAGGCTCAGACGGTGTCGGCTGTGACAGAGGAACAATCGGCAACTATGGAAGAAATTGCTGCCTCCAGTCAAACCCTTGCTAAAATGGCTGCAGAATTAACCCGAGCCGTAGGCCGGTTTAAGCTTTAA
- a CDS encoding HAD family hydrolase, giving the protein MGKKIVFFDVDGTMLHLPGGMYEPLPSTCEAVRLLQEKGHYAVVASARGKLPAVLEKLNFDGFIGCNGNYITFHQEVLYDNYFKPENLTFLLRLFQEYDVPFNFTGSLGIWSSPADHPVLQRHRELFGADLSGDEPWIFSWQPEEIHSGMVTAMFAAEQQMLTCRDCLPKDWLVDMYTSENIRMDIHLPGHTKGKGVRFLHEKLGIDFANTFAFGDARNDLEMMRQVNYGIAMGNATEELKAAAFAVTDDVDKDGIYKALKKYNVI; this is encoded by the coding sequence ATGGGGAAAAAGATTGTGTTTTTTGATGTTGACGGGACCATGCTGCATTTGCCAGGCGGTATGTATGAGCCTTTGCCCAGCACCTGTGAAGCGGTTCGCCTGCTGCAGGAAAAAGGCCATTATGCCGTGGTGGCTTCGGCCCGGGGCAAGCTGCCAGCGGTATTGGAAAAACTTAATTTTGACGGATTCATCGGCTGCAATGGTAACTATATTACTTTTCACCAGGAAGTCCTGTATGACAATTATTTTAAACCTGAAAACCTTACTTTTTTACTGCGACTTTTCCAGGAATATGATGTGCCGTTTAATTTCACCGGCAGCCTGGGTATCTGGTCGAGCCCGGCGGATCATCCGGTGCTACAGCGCCATAGGGAATTGTTCGGTGCCGACTTATCAGGCGATGAGCCCTGGATATTTTCCTGGCAGCCGGAAGAGATTCACTCCGGGATGGTCACCGCTATGTTTGCCGCCGAACAACAGATGCTTACCTGCCGGGATTGTTTGCCAAAAGACTGGCTGGTAGATATGTACACCTCGGAAAATATTCGCATGGATATCCACTTGCCCGGCCATACCAAAGGCAAGGGTGTCCGCTTTTTGCACGAAAAACTGGGTATTGATTTTGCCAATACCTTCGCTTTTGGCGATGCCCGCAATGACCTGGAGATGATGCGCCAGGTGAACTATGGCATTGCCATGGGAAATGCCACCGAAGAACTGAAGGCGGCTGCCTTTGCGGTAACCGACGATGTGGATAAGGACGGAATTTATAAGGCACTGAAAAAATATAATGTGATCTGA
- a CDS encoding lactate utilization protein translates to MDNHITWYRNKQIERTMANLEKHNIGSFYVADELALKEKIKQLIPEHSTVAVGDSVTLGETGILDLLRNGRYNFLDKYRQGITREEKKALYRQSFGADTFLASTNALTEEGELYNIDGNGSRVAAMIYGPEQVIIVAGINKLVRNLEEAEKRTRHYAAPLDAKRLNKKTPCATLGYCVDCKSEERICNSFAVIKRQFIKDRIKVVIVGRELGY, encoded by the coding sequence ATGGACAATCATATAACATGGTATAGAAACAAGCAGATTGAACGTACGATGGCTAATTTGGAAAAGCATAATATTGGTTCTTTTTATGTTGCTGATGAACTGGCGTTAAAAGAAAAGATAAAGCAGTTGATCCCCGAGCATTCGACGGTGGCAGTGGGAGACTCGGTAACGCTTGGGGAAACAGGCATACTGGATCTTTTGCGTAATGGCCGCTACAACTTTCTGGACAAGTACCGGCAGGGAATTACCCGGGAAGAGAAAAAAGCGCTATACCGGCAAAGCTTTGGCGCTGATACATTTCTAGCTAGTACGAACGCCTTAACTGAGGAGGGCGAATTATACAATATTGATGGCAATGGCAGTAGAGTAGCCGCTATGATCTATGGTCCGGAGCAGGTTATTATTGTGGCTGGAATTAACAAGCTGGTAAGAAATCTGGAGGAAGCGGAAAAACGGACAAGACATTACGCAGCCCCTTTGGATGCGAAGCGGTTAAACAAGAAGACGCCCTGCGCTACGCTGGGATATTGTGTGGATTGCAAAAGTGAGGAACGGATATGTAACAGCTTTGCCGTGATTAAACGGCAATTTATCAAAGACCGTATCAAAGTGGTGATTGTGGGCAGGGAACTGGGGTATTAA
- a CDS encoding RrF2 family transcriptional regulator, with amino-acid sequence MKSKQYEKVNSLQFSVGVEYALHCLLYMVDFPAGKSVGIKDLAAYQGISETYLSKVYTKLTKAGIVKSIPGVKGGYKLARTPETITFWDVVEAIEGASHFFRCVEIRQKEILLDKENLPDSHKKCPCLIKVVMLEAEEEMRQYLRAKTLAWLHAEVQTKVPAEQRAATLDWFLRGQSR; translated from the coding sequence GTGAAAAGTAAACAGTATGAGAAGGTGAATTCATTGCAATTTTCCGTGGGTGTAGAGTACGCGTTACATTGTCTGTTATATATGGTGGATTTTCCGGCCGGCAAATCAGTGGGGATCAAGGACTTAGCGGCGTACCAGGGCATTTCTGAGACCTATCTTTCCAAGGTATATACAAAGCTTACGAAAGCGGGTATTGTCAAATCGATTCCCGGCGTTAAAGGCGGGTATAAGTTGGCCCGTACGCCGGAGACCATCACCTTTTGGGATGTTGTGGAGGCCATCGAGGGGGCTTCTCACTTCTTCCGCTGTGTGGAGATCAGGCAAAAAGAGATATTGCTGGACAAAGAAAACCTGCCGGACTCACACAAAAAGTGTCCCTGTTTAATTAAAGTGGTCATGCTGGAAGCGGAAGAAGAGATGAGGCAGTATCTAAGAGCTAAAACATTGGCCTGGCTGCATGCCGAGGTACAGACGAAAGTTCCTGCCGAGCAGCGGGCGGCCACGCTGGATTGGTTTCTGCGTGGGCAGTCGCGATAG
- a CDS encoding pyridoxamine 5'-phosphate oxidase family protein encodes MLSEKFFEVLTHEGVVSIVTWNTEEVHVVNTWNSYLVITPDQRILIPAYAMHRTEKNLTLHNKVKLTLGSREVMGYKDYQGTGFLVEGTGKFLASGPEFDMMKEKFSFLTRVLEITVAKAKQML; translated from the coding sequence ATGCTAAGCGAAAAATTTTTCGAAGTATTAACCCATGAAGGAGTCGTTTCCATCGTGACCTGGAATACGGAAGAAGTCCATGTGGTAAATACCTGGAATTCCTACCTGGTTATCACGCCTGACCAACGAATCTTAATTCCGGCGTATGCCATGCACCGGACCGAAAAAAACCTTACTCTCCACAATAAAGTGAAACTGACTTTAGGCAGCAGGGAAGTTATGGGCTATAAAGACTACCAGGGTACAGGCTTTCTCGTCGAAGGAACAGGAAAATTTCTTGCATCCGGCCCTGAATTTGATATGATGAAGGAAAAGTTCTCCTTCTTAACCAGAGTATTGGAAATCACCGTTGCCAAAGCCAAGCAAATGCTCTAA